In Archocentrus centrarchus isolate MPI-CPG fArcCen1 chromosome 16, fArcCen1, whole genome shotgun sequence, a single window of DNA contains:
- the znf1035 gene encoding zinc finger protein 1035, translating to MAHGWDSYFHNPPPLPSDSGALRRTAEPDGHLSHHIEDFTGHHDFAGTGNLHEAPVFNSDFNTNYCSDPSVVNSRSEYVYQRYCSETPWQADGEQIGKDYLQRCGNGNIPDFATEGLQTSDSFPSSFGTDFQGLKEDYEMPSTSFLENYSDVSSCSDADGGETRPPCKFMENKSYTSPKTNSSEKHSSSAWFFTHTDNMTFPTESLCSGMSETDVILSSNAKTQENIVESAQNSLESLEKTVTSYTGHDQSSTTSYMKTTTESKTELEISDYGGFQDEKQKKDVGKKLRQAHSDLLVSGHENFGDGIDKYPDSNEEKQITSAAPSFISTFKYDQDPINENASQKEMKEPLNQENEGLDHTNSTDGQNGNVSEDVQNNSAAFKVETKESGSVENEVSDEHKSPTPNSSICHENMDTDCQKNEIQTDALKSSKAPTTETSNSNATTQELWDCTKTSHNVESSSLSKQQSDESTTQNEVCRSLDELSDTSVARLPEPCLLLKSSSKDKHFSVDEEQASAGGKSGTETSLDPECSGLGDTNDNLSVDTRDKNKQVVGIHVESCLQLKSSSIGANPHLDTELASAVEKTKMTLSPDPNCSHPFVSNEDTSRNTRNTNNSSVATHPVSFLQPQTSSTDTNHSLEMEDTSKLKRRNLTAFPDQSHSDLSITNGSLSIDTSDKNRQSVDSHSESCLQPKNLNTDTHSRPERTQTTPQEKKPSVSSPGQDCSGGSVTIDSDNFSVTGHSESSFQLKCLNTDIHPSIEMEPTSQSEKKNPTSSPDQDCSNSSATSESPAVDVTDKNKQNIAANSESSLQLEGLNTGINCSREMEIASQAEKKMPTSPPDQDCNCPSITSDSISINTRDKNRQSVSSISKSCLRTDICPSAELEITTSSPDRDCVIPSVTNDSLSIDTSDENKQSVAANPVSSPQTEISITDMHVYVEEEWISPADRTRTTSSTDPECTSHVVTSDCNKQSVSDSLESRSQPKPSTTNINSSDCTSSEMNANTTCCPDPQQLLHKSLVSQEPLSLSEDWSENARDSFEDMDFSTEDQPDMLYGEPLSRDDTSCDTNETKLQYKEAARTDGDSMDHSGGQAPQLRSAAEMRKLLQPVVVLKTLESTNGMSDTHYCAHCEHKTCSTDNLIEHYHSCHSLHNFDFCKTCNLYLLRKEQAGKHLCGGFTDRSLHPSDSSPQKKGNRFGHHRCDRCGLIFSKIMHYIKHMRTHTGKTPFRCNGCGTYFAQGGSLQRHKRIPGRCKRSKLPVENPEVSQTATPKQKDVVESDTNMLKCFVKLFDISKTNLCGLCGKSFSTAEKVKKHLYNVHHGRGTVVSLNPSPTTGSQNAENQEKIQEVENGITGKFKCPLCPRLFKYSYNRARHLRDCVRDAIYGGKEKVDGKYRCPLCHTTFTLTCNRYRHIKTNCLKEFLNRLAKEKAKLRTKVEKETVESEPKPQTKEKEQKKRVPPALTAPTSAPRYKCNLCPAVFCHASGKYRHMKKHELFKLTGKIIKYRNSVFSIKSKPETLNSTPNEENNDNLNSAEAKNSLPLSCRFCGKYFSSSQSLKKHEHNHRGERPYRCLECGKGFKKRSHLIGHKIVHQRRIQCTVCKKILPTIGELIQHRSSHLKRGTLQCPDCTMQFQHPAHLLRHLKTHKNRENKALHVEERTESKHQQSLDPVKEQVEPKQIQCSLCKEIFDDAQVLRKHCLTHISGSSTNQCPFCKRNFNNRRYLLRHMSIHTGDKPFSCPTCGKQFYRNICLKIHSQKCSPPQTRDLEPETKTRRQYPCPYCPRRFCKKDRWKNHQHAHKINSVHPCSRCGQYYGPNKMRQHQRNCEETTELSTPDSNFSKMSLQTRQDTPKMPLQSNTTNLFQFKCPYCSQRFRFRSLFLRHLVSHTGVQPYACMHCGQRYRSQTLCLQHEAFCDGINKDGPSKLKSTSAIKEPNTPAPIEAEQNPKADGETEYKCKFCTKTFMKPRYLRRHILTHNEVKPYRCKACDSCFSRYDHLKVHQTRCKGKKTRLEVRIPKISLEDVGKGWQNKFGIESAKKQETFECEVCSRSYSTQSKLSRHFTMFHATKLFKCTRCGSAFAHEKSLKKHKKMRRCRKVLREKNASLLQGTNPPTENVTGSLDRMKSQMLRRIQPCFNKKYKYVCGYCPRAFGNTWQLRVHTRLHTGEKPYSCDYCGERFIRKDYVQRHFVKCPNKPLQSTVLCDICGGFFSAGKLENHKKVCGLTTSSVSTVSQSQQSASQTPPKGFSCAYCSSRFLLFSQLQEHFLSTHKLETMTQPVSTAPLQQLLSDIKEEPVDESCDERLSDNSNLTCKLDRALNIEPPKQFFCQDCNMTFVNKAGLSGHLRTHAVGRPFNCKSCNKGFWNKSLLRNHYRKCRNGRIPNQQLETPLKANFDFALSDSAFVFGEDSKTNITGVSCKDELMDSATKNSEGNEVQSSSSKEKKTVQYQCSECEMSFTDGLVLISHLEDHGRQEQEKKRNTCVKCGRVCTSQGNLEKHMRMHATDQKYSCSDCSKLFYTMSDLEVHRTSHDPNRPYSCKLCNQRFWTRPSLCSHYREAHEDDVFSCRFCSKSYAVKKSLARHYKKWHPKQYKDLGAAVKEKGSSEQQSSSQVSTNGDSDEDENNGSEDSDSDSAPYFPCHVCGKTFPTSESLEDHQLCHLGEKPHECEQCGKCFFQSSQLQQHQRMHKSEFQCQTCGRGFVSLFALRKHKHNHGKNRSLRCSKCNIFFTGPSQLAEHMFIHREENFPCDICNRVFLSKSSRAEHWKTHSTSSDHPSPSLSRGEREQPASHSESSFRFTSEFKYRCGVCSERFRDPEELSEHGCMEAKERPYSCTDCDKHFLHASHLKKHRNTHQHSRSNHEYPCNQCNSSFASSQLFLSHLKSHIGTAAEIKREIEDEDDEPSRGFICPVCSQCFARATDLIHHFPTHPDGTIEKIKFATGSKLKEHDQRNLTSAAEYECIECKESFLGEVAFRHHNCSRQQAIKSEYSNSTTKKSSPTYFQAAGEEEEEEEEEVDVTGDDLYNCPVCSVRFTSKNVLLEHQNKEHPNEKPFTCNLCGKTFARRRYLREHERRHRQKAQNETQSAERNFRCSQCQTKFTTAQDLSLHMRKHAEKEVGEYRCDMCYKSFSQWSLLKQHQESHVGEVVYECTECDKAFAFPHLLEEHQQTHAASSE from the coding sequence ATGGCTCATGGGTGGGATTCATATTTCCACAACCCCCCACCTCTACCATCAGATTCAGGGGCTTTGAGAAGGACAGCAGAGCCAGATGGACACCTTTCCCATCATATAGAGGACTTCACCGGACATCATGATTTTGCCGGCACTGGCAATTTGCATGAAGCCCCGGTATTTAACTCAGACTTCAACACGAACTATTGCTCAGATCCCAGTGTTGTGAATTCCAGGTCAGAGTATGTTTATCAAAGATACTGTAGTGAAACACCATGGCAAGCTGATGGAGAACAAATAGGAAAGGATTACTTGCAAAGATGTGGAAATGGTAATATCCCAGATTTTGCCACAGAAGGATTACAGACCTCTGACTCTTTTCCGTCATCTTTTGGAACAGACTTTCAAGGACTTAAGGAAGATTATGAAATGCCAAGTACATCGTTTCTTGAGAACTACTCTGATGTCAGCAGCTGCTCTGATGCAGATGGTGGTGAAACAAGGCCTCCTTGTAAGTTCATGGAAAATAAATCCTATACAAGTCCTAAAACTAATAGTTCCGAAAAACACAGCTCATCAGCATGGTTTTTTACTCATACGGATAATATGACTTTTCCAACTGAGAGTTTGTGTTCAGGTATGTCAGAGACTGATGTAATCTTGTCATCAAATGCGAAGACACAAGAAAACATAGTTGAGTCTGCGCAGAACAGTTTGGAAAGTTTAGAAAAAACAGTCACATCATACACAGGACATGATCAGTCCTCTACTACCTCCTATATGAAGACAACTACAGAGAGCAAAACTGAGCTTGAAATAAGTGATTATGGTGGTTTCCAAGATGAGAAGCAAAAGAAGGATGTGGGGAAAAAGCTTAGACAAGCTCATTCAGACCTCTTGGTAAGTGGCCATGAAAACTTTGGAGATGGAATAGATAAGTATCCAGACAGCAATGAGGAAAAGCAGATCACTTCAGCTGCTCCAAGTTTCATAAGTACATTTAAATATGATCAAGATCCCATCAACGAAAATGCATCACAAAAGGAAATGAAGGAACCGTTGAACCAAGAAAATGAGGGACTTGAtcatacaaactccacagatGGTCAAAATGGAAATGTGAGTGAAGATGTGCAGAACAATAGTGCAGCTTTTAAAGTGGAAACTAAAGAATCAGGTTCAGTGGAAAATGAAGTTTCAGATGAGCATAAATCCCCAACTCCCAATTCCAGCATATGTCATGAAAATATGGATACTGACTGTCAAAAGAATGAAATTCAGACAGATGCCTTGAAATCTTCCAAGGCACCAACTACTGAGACATCCAATTCTAATGCTACCACACAGGAACTATGGGATTGCACAAAGACCAGTCATAATGTTGAATCCAGCTCATTATCTAAACAACAGTCTGATGAAAGTACAACTCAGAATGAAGTTTGTAGAAGCCTTGATGAGCTGAGTGATACCAGTGTTGCAAGGCTTCCAGAACCCTGCTTGCTGCTAAAGAGCTCCAGCAAAGACAAACATTTCAGTGTAGATGAAGAACAAGCAAGTGCAGGAGGGAAGTCAGGTACCGAGACTTCTCTTGATCCAGAGTGTAGTGGCCTAGGGGACACTAATGACAATTTATCTGTGGACACTAGAGATAAGAACAAGCAAGTTGTGGGCATTCATGTAGAGTCTTGCTTACAGTTGAAGAGCTCAAGTATAGGTGCAAATCCCCATCTAGATACAGAACTGGCAAGTGCAGTAGAAAAGACAAAGATGACTCTTTCTCCAGATCCAAATTGTAGTCATCCCTTTGTCAGTAATGAAGATACCTCTAGAAATACTAGAAACACAAACAACTCCAGTGTTGCCACTCATCCAGTCTCCTTCTTACAACCACAGACCTCTAGCACAGACACAAATCACTCTCTAGAAATGGAAGACACAAGTAAATTGAAAAGGAGAAATCTAACTGCTTTCCCAGATCAAAGTCACAGTGATCTCAGCATCACAAATGGCAGTCTTTCTATTGATACCAGTGACAAGAACAGACAAAGTGTTGATAGTCATTCAGAATCCTGTTTGCAGCCAAAGAACTTAAACACGGACACACATTCCCGCCCAGAAAGGACACAGACAACTCCACAAGAGAAGAAACCCTCAGTCTCCTCTCCAGGTCAAGACTGTAGTGGAGGTAGTGTCACTATTGACAGTGACAATTTCAGTGTTACTGGTCATTCAGAATCTTCCTTTCAGCTAAAGTGCTTAAACACAGACATTCATCCCTCTATAGAAATGGAGCCCACAAGTCAATCTGAGAAGAAAAACCCAACCTCTTCTCCAGATCAAGATTGTAGTAACTCTAGTGCAACCAGTGAAAGTCCTGCTGTTGATGTTACTGACAAGAACAAGCAAAATATTGCTGCTAACTCAGAATCCTCCCTTCAGTTAGAGGGCTTAAACACAGGCATAAATTGTTCTCGAGAAATGGAAATCGCAAGTCAAGCAGAGAAGAAAATGCCAACCTCCCCTCCAGATCAAGATTGTAATTGTCCGAGCATTACTAGTGACAGTATTTCTATTAATACTAGAGACAAGAACAGGCAAAGTGTTTCTAGTATTTCAAAATCTTGCTTAAGAACAGACATATGTCCCTCTGCAGAACTGGAAATCACAACCTCCTCCCCTGATCGAGATTGTGTTATCCCCAGTGTAACCAATGACAGTCTTTCTATTGACACTAGTGATGAGAACAAGCAAAGTGTTGCTGCTAATCCAGTATCCTCCCCACAGACAGAGATCTCAATCACAGACATGCATGTCTATGTAGAAGAGGAATGGATAAGTCCAGCTGATAGGACAAGAACAACCTCTTCCACAGATCCAGAATGTACAAGCCATGTGGTGACAAGTGACTGTAACAAGCAAAGTGTTTCTGATAGTTTGGAATCCCGCTCGCAACCAAAACCTTCAACCACCAATATAAATTCTTCAGACTGTACAAGTTCAGAAATGAATGCAAATACAACCTGTTGTCCAGATCCGCAACAACTACTACATAAAAGTCTAGTGAGCCAAGAACCTTTGAGTCTTAGTGAAGATTGGTCTGAAAATGCTAGAGACTCATTTGAAGACATGGACTTTTCCACAGAGGACCAGCCAGACATGCTATATGGTGAACCTTTGTCTAGAGATGACACCTCATGTGACACTAATGAAACAAAACTTCAATATAAAGAAGCTGCCAGAACTGATGGGGACAGCATGGACCATTCAGGAGGGCAAGCACCTCAACTAAGatctgcagcagaaatgagaaAATTGTTGCAACCTGTTGTAGTATTGAAGACCTTGGAGTCAACAAATGGAATGAGTGACACACATTACTGTGCACACTGCGAACACAAAACTTGCAGCACAGATAATCTAATTGAACACTACCATTCTTGTCATTCATTGCATAATTTTGACTTTTGCAAGACTTGCAATCTCTATCTTTTGAGAAAAGAACAAGCTGGGAAACATTTGTGTGGTGGATTTACAGACAGGTCTCTGCATCCTTCAGATTCTAGtccacagaaaaaaggaaatcgCTTTGGCCACCATAGGTGTGATAGGTGCGGACTgatattttcaaaaataatgcaTTATATCAAGCACATGCGAACTCATACTGGGAAAACGCCATTTAGATGTAATGGCTGTGGCACTTATTTTGCACAAGGTGGTAGCCTCCAAAGACACAAGCGCATACCTGGTAGATGCAAGCGGTCCAAGCTGCCAGTTGAAAATCCTGAAGTCAGCCAAACTGCCACGCCAAAACAAAAGGATGTGGTAGAAAGTGACACAAATATGTTGAAATGTTTTGTAAAGCTTTTTGACATATCCAAGACAAATCTGTGTGGATTATGTGGAAAAAGCTTTTCAACTGCAGAAAAGGTTAAAAAGCATCTCTATAATGTACACCATGGAAGGGGTACAGTAGTTTCATTAAACCCAAGTCCGACAACAGGCAGTCAGAATGCTGAAAATCAGGAGAAAATTCAAGAAGTGGAGAATGGCATAACAGGAAAATTTAAATGTCCCCTATGCCCAAGGCTTTTCAAGTACTCTTACAACAGGGCTCGACATTTGCGTGACTGTGTTAGAGATGCTATATATGGTGGCAAGGAAAAGGTTGATGGTAAATATAGGTGTCCCTTGTGCCACACTACATTCACTTTAACATGCAACCGATATAGGCATATTAAAACAAACTGCCTCAAAGAATTTCTTAATCGACTTGCAAAAGAGAAGGCAAAACTGAGGACAAAGGTTGAGAAAGAAACAGTGGAAAGTGAGCCGAAAccacaaacaaaggaaaaagaacagaaaaaacgAGTACCCCCAGCTTTGACAGCCCCCACGTCTGCGCCACGTTACAAATGCAATCTCTGTCCTGCAGTTTTCTGTCATGCTTCTGGAAAGTACAGACATATGAAGAAGCACGAGTTGTTTAAACTCACGGGAAAAATTATCAAGTACAGgaattcagttttctctatCAAGTCTAAACCTGAAACTTTAAATAGTACACCTAATGAAGAAAATAACGATAACTTGAACTCAGCTGAAGCAAAGAACAGTCTTCCCCTGAGCTGTCGCTTTTGTGGTAAATATTTCAGCTCATCGCAGTCACTGAAGAAACATGAACACAATCACCGTGGAGAAAGACCATACCGGTGTCTGGAATGTGGAAAGGGATTCAAGAAGCGTTCCCATCTGATTGGTCACAAAATTGTTCACCAGAGGAGGATACAGTGCACTGTCTGCAAAAAGATTCTACCAACTATTGGAGAACTGATCCAGCACAGAAGTTCACATCTTAAAAGGGGAACACTTCAATGCCCAGACTGTACCATGCAGTTTCAGCATCCTGCACATCTCCTCAGACAtctaaaaacccacaaaaataGAGAAAACAAGGCACTTCATGTTGAAGAGAGAACAGAATCAAAGCATCAGCAGTCCTTGGACCCTGTAAAGGAACAGGTTGAACCAAAGCAGATACAATGTTCCTTATGTAAAGAGATATTTGATGATGCCCAAGTACTAAGAAAACATTGCCTCACCCATATATCAGGATCCTCTACAAACCAGTGTCCATTTTGCAAAAGAAATTTCAATAATCGCCGCTATTTGCTGCGCCATATGAGCATTCACACTGGGGACAAACCCTTCTCCTGCCCCACCTGTGGAAAACAGTTTTACCGTAACATATGCCTTAAAATTCACAGTCAGAAATGTTCACCACCTCAAACCAGAGACCTTGAGCCTGAAACAAAGACAAGGAGACAATATCCATGTCCCTATTGTCCACGGAGATTTTGTAAAAAGGACCGTTGGAAAAATCATCAACATGCCCACAAGATAAATTCTGTGCATCCATGCTCAAGATGTGGGCAGTACTATGGACCTAATAAAATGAGACAACATCAGAGGAACTGTGAGGAGACAACAGAGCTCAGTACTCCTGACAGCAACTTTAGCAAAATGAGTCTACAGACACGCCAAGATACTCCTAAAATGCCCTTACAGTCCAATACAACCaatttgtttcagtttaaatGCCCTTACTGTAGCCagaggttcaggttcaggtcaTTATTCTTGAGACATCTGGTGTCTCACACTGGTGTGCAACCATACGCTTGTATGCACTGTGGTCAGAGATACAGATCACAGACATTGTGTTTGCAGCATGAAGCTTTCTGTGATGGCATTAACAAAGATGGACCATCAAAACTTAAAAGCACTTCTGCAATAAAAGAGCCAAACACTCCTGCTCCCATAGAGGCAGAACAGAATCCCAAAGCAGATGGTGAAACTGAGTACAAGTGCAAATTCTGCACGAAGACCTTCATGAAACCACGATACCTGAGACGTCACATTCTGACACACAATGAAGTAAAGCCATATCGCTGTAAAGCCTGTGATAGCTGCTTTTCAAGGTATGATCACCTGAAAGTACATCAGACTCGCTGTAAAGGTAAAAAAACGCGATTGGAGGTCCGTATTCCCAAAATCAGTTTAGAAGATGTTGGCAAAGGTTGGCAAAATAAGTTTGGCATTGAGAGTGCTAAGAAACAGGAGACATTTGAGTGTGAGGTCTGTTCAAGAAGCTACTCAACTCAGTCTAAGCTTTCCAGACATTTCACCATGTTCCATGCGACAAAGTTATTCAAGTGCACACGCTGTGGTTCAGCATTCGCTCATGAAAAATCtctgaaaaagcacaaaaagatGAGAAGGTGCAGAAAGGtcttgagggaaaaaaatgcttctcTACTGCAGGGAACCAATCCTCCAACAGAAAATGTAACAGGATCTCTTGATAGGATGAAAAGTCAAATGCTGAGGAGGATCCAGCCTTGTTTTAACAAGAAGTATAAGTATGTATGTGGCTATTGCCCTCGTGCTTTTGGAAACACCTGGCAGTTGCGCGTGCACACCCGCCTACACACAGGAGAAAAGCCATATTCCTGTGATTATTGTGGTGAGAGATTTATAAGGAAGGATTATGTCCAACGTCATTTTGTGAAGTGCCCCAACAAACCCTTGCAAAGTACTGTTCTCTGTGACATATGTGGTGGATTTTTCTCTGCGGGCAAGCTTGAAAATCACAAGAAAGTTTGTGGTTTAACAACCTCATCAGTGTCAACGGTTTCCCAAAGCCAACAGTCAGCCTCTCAAACCCCACCAAAAGGCTTTTCTTGTGCATACTGTAGCTCAcgttttttgcttttctcacaGCTCCAAGAACATTTTTTGAGCACACACAAGCTGGAAACAATGACTCAACCAGTGTCAACTGCCCCCCTACAGCAGCTTCTTTCAGACATCAAAGAAGAGCCTGTAGATGAGAGTTGTGATGAACGGCTTAGTGACAATTCTAATTTAACATGTAAATTAGATAGAGCTCTTAATATTGAGCCTCCCAAACAATTTTTTTGTCAAGACTGTAATATGACCTTTGTAAATAAAGCTGGACTGAGTGGTCATCTACGTACACACGCAGTAGGCCGTCCTTTTAACTGTAAATCCTGCAATAAAGGATTCTGGAATAAAAGTCTCCTCCGAAATCACTACAGGAAGTGTAGAAATGGACGCATTCCAAACCAGCAGTTGGAAACACCGTTAAAAGCAAACTTTGATTTTGCGCTTAGTGACTCTGCTTTTGTGTTTGGAGAAGACTCCAAAACAAATATCACTGGGGTTTCCTGCAAAGATGAACTAATGGACAGTGCTACAAAAAATTCTGAAGGCAATGAGGTGCAAAGCAGCTCAAGTAAAGAGAAGAAAACCGTGCAGTATCAATGTTCAGAATGTGAAATGAGCTTCACAGATGGCTTAGTGCTCATCAGTCACCTTGAAGACCACGGAAGACAGGAACAAGAGAAAAAGCGCAATACATGTGTTAAGTGTGGGCGGGTGTGCACTAGTCAAGGAAACCTGGAAAAGCACATGAGGATGCATGCAACTGATCAGAAATACTCTTGCTCTGACTGTTCTAAGCTGTTTTATACCATGTCTGATCTTGAAGTCCACAGAACAAGTCATGATCCAAACAGGCCATATTCTTGCAAATTGTGTAATCAGCGGTTTTGGACAAGACCATCTTTATGCAGCCATTACAGGGAAGCTCATGAAGATGATGTATTTAGTTGTCGATTCTGCAGCAAATCATATGCAGTAAAAAAATCACTTGCAAGACACTATAAAAAGTGGCATCCAAAACAGTATAAGGATCTTGGAGCTGCTGTGAAGGAAAAGGGCAGCAGCGAACAACAGTCGAGCAGTCAAGTGAGTACAAATGGTGACAGCGATGAGGATGAAAATAATGGCAGTGAGGACAGTGACTCAGATTCTGCACCATACTTCCCGTGCCACGTGTGCGGAAAGACCTTCCCAACATCAGAAAGCCTGGAAGATCACCAGCTCTGTCACCTGGGTGAAAAGCCGCATGAATGTGAACAATGTGGTAAATGCTTTTTCCAGTcatctcagctgcagcagcatcagcGAATGCACAAGTCTGAATTTCAGTGTCAGACGtgtggcagaggatttgtgtcTCTCTTTGCTCTGCGCAAACACAAGCACAATCACGGGAAAAATCGTTCACTTCGTTGTTCCAAGTGTAACATCTTTTTTACAGGACCATCACAGCTAGCAGAGCACATGTTTATCCACCGTGAAGAGAATTTCCCATGTGATATTTGCAATCGTGTGTTTCTGTCCAAGAGTAGCCGAGCTGAGCACTGGAAAACTCACTCCACATCAAGTGACCATCCTTCACCTTCACTGTCAAGGGGAGAACGTGAACAGCCTGCCTCACACTCTGAAAGCTCATTCAGATTCACCTCAGAGTTTAAATATCGCTGCGGTGTTTGTAGTGAGCGCTTCAGAGATCCAGAGGAGCTCTCGGAGCACGGCTGCATGGAAGCCAAAGAGCGGCCATACTCTTGCACAGACTGTGACAAACATTTTCTTCATGCATCTCACCTGAAAAAGCACAGGAACACCCATCAACACTCACGGTCCAATCATGAATATCCCTGTAATCAATGCAACAGTAGCTTTGCCTCCTCTCAGCTCTTCTTGAGCCATCTTAAGAGCCACATTGGCACTGCAGCAGAAATTAAACGTGAAattgaagatgaagatgacgAACCTTCACGTGGTTTCATATGCCCAGTTTGCAGCCAGTGTTTTGCTCGTGCCACGGATCTGATTCATCATTTCCCCACGCATCCTGATGGTACAATTGAAAAAATCAAATTTGCCACTGGAAGCAAGCTTAAAGAACATGACCAGCGTAATCTGACCTCAGCTGCTGAATATGAATGCATTGAGTGTAAGGAGAGCTTTTTGGGGGAAGTTGCTTTCCGCCACCATAATTGTTCCCGTCAGCAGGCAATAAAATCAGAATACTCaaattcaaccactaaaaaatCCAGCCCAACATATTTTCAAGcagcaggagaggaggaggaggaggaagaggaagaggttgATGTTACGGGAGATGACTTGTACAACTGTCCTGTTTGCTCAGTGCGGTTCACCTCTAAAAACGTCCTCTTGGAGCATCAAAATAAAGAACATCCAAATGAGAAGCCATTCACATGCAACCTTTGTGGAAAAACATTCGCCAGGAGGCGATACCTGAGAGAGCACGAGCGTAGGCATCGCCAAAAAGCTCAAAACGAAACTCAATCGGCCGAACGCAATTTCAGATGTTCTCAATGCCAAACCAAATTCACAACAGCACAAGATCTGTCTTTGCATATGAGAAAGCATGCTGAAAAAGAAGTTGGAGAGTACCGCTGTGACATGTGCTACAAGTCATTTAGCCAGTGGTCTCTTCTTAAGCAACACCAAGAAAGTCACGTTGGCGAGGTTGTGTATGAATGCACAGAATGTGACAAAGCCTTTGCTTTTCCTCACCTGCTGGAGGAACATCAACAGACTCATGCAGCATCCTCTGAGTAA